In Solanum lycopersicum chromosome 5, SLM_r2.1, the following are encoded in one genomic region:
- the LOC138348558 gene encoding uncharacterized protein isoform X1, giving the protein MPPKKATAAQKGKLVAEGTSQTRRVTRARAQSMPGIKLQSESSTSPPPPEELRAAAAPVRGTPPAPEAPTSEPPAPQSGAEDRAMRDAVQLLTRLVADQARRHGLGVDHANRSDSLRARDFLSCNPPEFFGSRPQDDPQEFIRQMPHTLRIIKASETESVELATYRLRDVAINWYESWELSRGEGAPPAVWDEFVEAFQGHFLPPEMKRARVDRFLRLKQNGRSIREYSLEFDLLARHAPTIVADMADRVHRYVMGLDRYLIDGCMAVTLQPGMDIARVQACAQGVEDRHWGRQPDRDYNRGQHKRARSAGYPDEFQSGQSQQHVRFSSQPAQSAPPRFMGRGFDRMGYSGAGQSSRASGSQMGKGLSQSRPPLPRCSRCGKSHPGECRWATGACFSCGRQGHTMRECHLRGSAGGMAQPTGSVAGSSSSVAMRPTGQGIQAPAGRGRGRGGASSSSGPSNLIYALTNRQDQEASPNVITCVDAQFGDPPA; this is encoded by the coding sequence atgcctccaaagaaagcgacagccgcccagaagggaaaattggtagcagaaggtactagtcagacccggagagttactagggcccgtgcccagtctatgcctggtattaagctccagtcggagagctctacttcacccccaccgccagaagagcttagagcggcagcagctccagttcgggggacaccaccagcccccgaggccccaacatctgaacctccagctcctcagtcaggggcggaggatagggcaatgagagatgcggttcaattgctgactagattagtggcagatcaggctcgcaggcatggactaggagttgatcatgcgaacagatctgatagcttaagggctcgtgacttcttaagttgtaatcctccagagttctttgggtcaaggccccaggatgatccgcaagagtttattcgtcagatgccgcatacattgaggataatcaaggcttcggagaccgagtctgttgagttggctacgtatcgtttgcgagatgtagctattaattggtatgagtcttgggagttatctaggggtgagggtgctcctccagcggtatgggatgaatttgtggaggctttccagggccacttcctgcctccagagatgaagcgagctagagtcgatagattcttgcgtttgaagcaaaatggcaggagcattcgagagtatagcctcgagtttgatttattggctaggcatgcgcctactattgtggctgatatggcagacagggtacatcgttatgtgatgggtttggatcgttatctgattgacggttgtatggcagtgactcttcagccaggtatggacattgctcgggtgcaggcatgtgcacagggggtagaggatcggcactggggacgtcagccagatagagattataatagaggccagcataagagggctagatcagcaggttatcctgacgagtttcaaagcgggcagtctcagcagcatgttagattttcttcccagccagcacagagtgcacccccacgtttcatgggtagggggttcgatcgtatgggatattcgggagctggtcagagctctagggcgtcagggtcacagatgggcaagGGTTTGAGCCaatcgaggccacctttgcctcggtgctctcgttgtggtaagtcccatcctggggaatgtcgttgggctacaggtgcgtgtttttcttgcggccgtcagggccatactatgagggagtgtcaccttagaggtagtgcaggtggtatggcacagcctacagggtccgttgctggttcatcttcttctgtggctatgcgccctacggggcagggtattcaggcgccagcaggccgtggtagaggacgtggtggagcgtccagttctagcggtccctcaaaccttatatatgctttgactaataggcaagatcaggaggcgtcacctaatgtgatcacat